The Temnothorax longispinosus isolate EJ_2023e chromosome 7, Tlon_JGU_v1, whole genome shotgun sequence genome contains a region encoding:
- the LOC139816998 gene encoding E3 SUMO-protein ligase ZBED1-like produces MGKSKVWEHFMQSADNSEATCRGYHHGYLQMIAIDMLPTSIVENEGFIQFMAISVPGYKVPSRRTIDNRMRTLYNEAAEQVRTTLDKVDAVAITTDAWTSKKTIREVVQEWNLTNKVTGLVHDNASNIVKAAKELGDTDGMLSVRCAAHTIQLSVNTALEAPECVSVIKKGAEIVSAFRHSYSRTTALEDKLKSLGLPTLRLMQRCPTRWDSTFFMLDRLQTLRSGIMAALSDRSVFKSAIAAKLELCEAEWVKVMQLTVLLKPFQQATTILCAEKSITLSIVRPIIYNLINRHLLVKDDDSSLQRTFKVRAALDLTDRFKMENINVNNEVTAMQMATLLDPRHKKLIAEPSESVRSFIHTEVQRRTNLNHRHLATPNGNEQRQGSTVMDFLLGMDENHEGDDFAKYVAETQIDHNLDLCAWWKAHEVCFPAVAKIARQLLCIPASSATAERVFSTAGNIVSAKRSYYLNIQISDDPDNEYSLYPLSEYSNNFYPESRSPSSHWYNLNA; encoded by the exons ATGGGGAAAAGTAAAGTGTGGGAGCATTTCATGCAATCAGCCGACAATAGCGAGGCG ACGTGCAGAGGATATCACCATGGCTATTTGCAAATGATTGCGATCGACATGCTCCCAACATCGATTGTAGAGAATGAAGGTTTTATTCAGTTCATGGCTATCAGTGTTCCAGGTTACAAAGTACCTTCAAGAAGGACGATTGACAACCGAATGCGCACTTTGTACAACGAGGCAGCGGAACAGGTGCGCACCACATTAGATAAAGTCGACGCTGTAGCCATTACAACAGATGCGTGGACGTCTAAG AAAACAATTCGCGAGGTTGTGCAAGAATGGAATTTAACTAACAAAGTTACTGGACTTGTACATGACAATGCTAGTAATATTGTTAAGGCAGCTAAAGAACTAGGCGATACGGACGGTATGCTCAGTGTACGATGTGCAGCACACACCATACAATTGTCTGTCAATACAGCCTTAGAAGCACCAGAATGTGTGTCTGTGATAAAGAAAGGGGCAGAAATTGTTAGTGCATTCCGGCATTCTTATAGCAGAACAACCGCTTTAGAGGATAAGTTGAAAAGTCTTGGATTGCCAACATTGCGACTGATGCAGAGATGTCCGACACGTTGGGATTCCACATTCTTTATGTTAGATAGACTTCAAACTTTGCGATCCGGCATTATGGCAGCTTTAAGTGACCGGTCCGTATTCAAGTCGGCGATTGCTGCTAAGTTAGAACTATGCGAAGCAGAGTGGGTAAAAGTTATGCAGCTTACAGTATTGCTAAAACCATTCCAACAAGCAACCACAATCTTATGCGCCGAAAAGTCCATCACATTGAGTATAGTGCGTCCCATTATCTACAATTTAATCAATCGCCATTTACTGGTAAAGGACGATGACAGTTCTTTACAAAGAACTTTTAAAGTTCGAGCGGCCTTAGACCTCACTGATCGATTCAAGATGgaaaatattaacgttaacAATGAAGTGACAGCGATGCAAATGGCCACTCTACTCGATCCTCGACATAAGAAGTTGATAGCGGAACCATCTGAAAGTGTACGCTCATTTATACACACAGAAGTGCAAAGGCGCACTAATTTAAACCATAGACATTTAGCCACACCTAATGGCAACGAGCAGCGTCAAGGCTCAACGGTCATGGATTTCCTTCTCGGAATGGACGAAAATCATGAGGGTGACGATTTTGCCAAATACGTCGCGGAAACTCAGATTGACCATAATCTTGATCTGTGCGCTTGGTGGAAGGCACATGAAGTATGCTTCCCAGCAGTGGCTAAAATAGCCCGCCAGCTTTTGTGCATTCCCGCCTCATCTGCTACAGCGGAAAGGGTGTTTTCCACTGCAGGAAACATTGTCTCGGCGAAACGAAGTT